The Acidobacteriota bacterium genome contains the following window.
GATCAAAGCCCCATTGTAATGAAATTTGGCGGCACGTCGGTTGGCGACGTCGCCGCCTTTGAACGTGTTTTTCAAATCGTCTCGACGCAGTACGACCGGCATCCGGTCGTTGTCGTTTCGGCGATGACCAAGGTGACGGACGCACTGCTTGCCGCATTTGAACTGGCCAAAAAAGGTGATGTCGATACAGCGGTTGCTTCGCTGCAGCCTCATTTTGAACGCCATGTTGAGGTGACGCGGCAATTCTCGATTCCCGACACCAGTGCGTTCCACGGCGAACTCGAATACGCTCGCGAAGAGCTCGCCGACCTGCTCAAACGCGTTTCCCGCCGCAGCCTGCCGCTTTCGATGCTGAAGGACGCTGTAGTTTCGTACGGCGAACAGCTTTCATCGCGGCTCGTAGCTGAGGTGCTCAAAACAAAAGGCATTAATGCAAGACAAGTCGATTCGCGAAGGCTGATCGTTACCGACGACGAATACGGGGCGGCTCAACCCATCTGGGAAGACACCGAGAAACTGGTCAAACTCGAGATCGAGCCAATGATCGCGGGCGGTGAAGTTCCGATCATGGGTGGATTTATTGCTGCTAGTCGCGGTGGCGAAACTACGACATTGGGACGCGGCGGTTCTGATTATTCGGCTGCTTTGGTCGCGGCCGCATTACACGCGAACGAATTGCAGATCTGGACCGACGTCACCGGCGTGATGACATGTGATCCGCGAATTTGCAGCTCCGCAGTTACAATTCCAGTTCTTTCATACGAAGAAGCTGCAGAGCTTGCATATTTTGGAGCCAAAGTCCTTCATCCGAAAACGATCAAGCCCGCGGTCGATACGAATATCCCCGTCAGAGTCTGCAACACGTTCGAACCGAACGAAATTGGCACGATGGTGCTCGCCGATTCGGATGAAACGCCGAACAAGATCAAATCGATCGCCTCAAAGAAGAACATCACGATCCTGAGGATCACTTCGGCTCGAATGCTCGGGAGCTACGGGTTCATGAGCGCTCTGTTTCAGGTGTTTGAAAGGTATCGGACGGTGATCGATGTGGTTTCTACGTCTGAGGTTTCGGTTGCTCTGACGCTCGATAATACTGATTCACTCGAACAGATCGTCACTGAACTTTCGCGATTCGGCGATGTCGAGGTAGAAGGCGGTTACGCTGTTGTCTGTGTCGTCGGCGAAGGCCTTCGAGCCTCGACCGGGCTCGCTTCCAGGGTTTTCTCAACTATAAAAGACGTCAATATCGCCCTCGTTTCTCACGGAGCCTCAAGCGTCAACCTGACCTTCGTTATTAAAGAAGAATTCGCCGCCGAGGTGATAAAAAGCCTTCACGAGGAACTGTTTTAGGGCAAATTATTGAAAGAAACTGATAGTAAAAAAATATTTCAACGGCAGTAAAAATAACGGAATAAGAGCGAACGCAATGCGGGCTGCACGACGAACCATTCTATTCTTAAACACCTTACGAAAATCACGGCGGCCAAATAGCATACCGGCGGGAAAGACCGCGAAGTAACAAAAGATCTTTAGAGCATCAAAACAGTAGGCGATGGTGCCCAGAATTGGTGTGCGGGAGCAATCTCCGGTGTGATAGCAGTCTGCTGTCGCCGTTACGATCGTGTTGAGGACTATAACCAGCAACACCGTAACGGCAAAACAACCAATTGCAAGCAGGATCAGACGGAGGATAGAATTCACTTGTTCCGAATCTTACCAGAATTTTTCATCCGAAAAAAGTCGTATGGCCAGCGAACTTAGCCCGGAATAGTAAAAGAATTTGCGACTAAGAGAGCAAAACCGGAGGTTTTTATCTCGTAATATGGCAGGTAGCGAAACACCGGGTGAGGGATTCGGGTAAAATACAACCGACAGATGTTGGTGTTGATCCGAAGTCGCCGAAATTTAAACAAATGAATCTTTTCGAACTAACAAAATCCCTCATGACCATCCCATCCACTTCCGGTGACGAGGCGGAGGTTGGGTTTTTTCTTCGTGATCACCTGGAAAGCCTTGGCTGGACTGTGGAATTGCAACAGGTTTCCGAAAATCAGAGCAACGTGATCGCGTATCTGAACGAAACGCCGCGAGTTTGGCTTTCGACGCATATGGATACGGTTCCGCCGTTTATTGCGCCGACTGAGGACGACGAAAAGATCTACGGGCGCGGTTCTTGCGATGCAAAAGGGATCATCGCGGCTCAAATTACGGCTGCGGAACTGCTCCGCAAAGACGGGATCGAAGATATCGGCCTGCTTTACACTGTCGAAGAGGAGCGTGCGTCCACGGGAGCAAAAATTGCGAACGATCACCCTTTCGCAGCAAAGTGTGAATACATGATCAACGGCGAACCGACCGATAATGATCTTGCGATCGGTTCAAAAGGTGCTTTTCGGGCGAAGATCAAGACTAAAGGCAAAGCCGCGCACTCCGCGTATCCCGAGCAGGGAGATTCCGCGATCGAAAAGCTGCTCGATATTCTCGAAGACGTTCGCCATACAAAGTTTCCAAACGACGAATTCTTCGGCGAGACCACCTGCAACATCGCAACGCTCGACGGCGGCATCGCATTGAATGTAATTCCGCCAAATGCGGAAGCCGGCATCCTGATCCGTCTCACCACGCCCGAAGAAGCGATCGTAAACGCCCTAAACAGCCTCATCCGCGACCGCGGCGAACTCGAAGTGATGTCCTACAGCCTCCCGGTAAAAATGCTGGCAGTCGAAGGCTTCAAACAAAAGGTCGTACGGTTTACAACCGACATTCCACACCTCCAAAACTGGGGCCAACCACTGCTTTTGGGTCCCGGCTCGATCCTCGTTGCTCATACTAAGGACGAATTTGTTCTGAAAAAGATCTCGAGTTTGCCGTCGAACTGTACGTAAACCTAGCAAAACGATTGTTATCTAGCGAAACGAATTAACCGCAGATGGACGCAGATAAACACAGATAAGATTGCTTTGAGAAAACATCTGTGTCCATCCGCGTTCATCTGCGGTTAATTTTCTTTCAATCTGTGGTAAATAAAACTATATGAAAATTGCACTGATCGGATACGGAGAGATGGGGAGGTTGATCCGGCGTTTGGCGGAGGAAAAGGGGCATGAGGTTTTTGTGGTGATTGACGACAGATTTGCACAGGCTTCGGCGAAATCGCTCGCGGCGAAATTGGTTTCTGCGGAGGTCGCGATAGATTTTACGGTCGCCGGGGCGGTCAAACGGAATGTTTCTGCCTGCGTGGCGGCTGGTGTTGCTTTGGTTGAGGGCACGACGGGGTGGAATCAGGACCGCGAGGCTATTGAAAAGATCGTTCGGGACGGAAACGGGGCGTTTTTGTTTGGGGCGAACTTCTCGATAGGCGTAAATCTTTTCTACCGCATCGCGGCGTTTGCCGCCGAGCTTTTTGCAAAGTTCCCCGATTACGAAACCTTTATCGAAGAGCAGCATCATTCCCGCAAACTCGACGCCCCGAGCGGCACGGCCCTAAAACTAAAAGAAATAGTCGCCGAGCACATCAAAAAAGACTTGACCATCGCCGCAACCCGTGCGGGAAACATTCCCGGAACTCACCGAGTAGGTTTCGACGGCCCGTCGGATCAAATCCTCTTAGAACACACCGCCAGATCGCGTGAAGGTTTCGCTTCCGGAGCAATTACAGCCGCAGAATGGATCGTTGGGAAGAAAGGGTTCTTTGAATTTACTGATGTGATCGATGAAATGTAAGTTTTAACCTCCGATAAGGAATATTTTCGCGGCACGCAAACATCTTGTTAGCGTGCCGCTTTATTTTCGGCGGGCAAAGAATTCTTAGACAAAATATTCAGGAGTACAAAAATGAAATCCAATAGATCCATACTTTCGCTGTTATTCGTAGCTGTTTTTACACTCGTTTCTGCGTCGGCACTTTTCGCTCAGGAGCCGATGAAACATGACGATATGAAAAAGCATGATGGAATGAAGAAAGATTCCATGATGAAAGACGACGCTATGATAATGGACGACAAGCGTCCCGTCGTCGCTATCATCGCCGCCGATTGGTGTCCGTACTGCAAACGAATCGATCCGGTCGTAAACGAAGTGAAATCGAGTTACTCGGAAAAGTTGAACTTTGTAGTGTTTGACGTTACAAATGCAGAAACCACCGCGCTTGCAAAAGCAAAAGCAGAGAAACTCGGAATGTCTGATTTCTTTAACGAATACAAAGGAAAAACCTCTACCGTCGCCGTTTTGAAAGATCACAAGGTCGTTTTCAAGACCTCAAACAATGACAAAAAGAGCGACTACGAAAAAGCTTTCGATGAAGTTTTGAATTAAGAATTCCTACAAAGTTCAAGGGGCAAAGTGTGAAGGTGAGCGATCACTTTCACGCTTTTTTTCTTAGCTGTAAGATAGGTTTATATGATGCCGCGAATCAAAATATGCTGTATTTCAAGCGATGCCGAAGCTGCCCAGGCTATTTCCTTTGGTGCGTCGGCTATTGGGTTGGTTGGGAAGATGCCTAGTGGGCCGGGGCCGATCGCGGATGAACTTATTAAGACAATTGCGGCTTCTGTGCCGCCGCCGGTGGCTAGTGTTTTGGGGGCGAGTGAGCAAACTGCAGAAAACATCGGTGCACATCATGAGCGGACGCATACGAATACCATTCAGATCGTTGACGAATTGTTGGGGCGTGAATACGGTGCGATACGTTCCGCTTTGCCGCACGTGAAGCTCGTACAGGTTATTCATGTTGTCGGGGAAAGTTCGGTTGACGAGGCGGCGGAGCTTGTTGACGCGATTTTGCTTGATAGCGGGAATCCTACGCTTGCTGTCAAAGAGTTAGGCGGCACGGGCAGGCGGCATGATTGGAAATTGAGCCGCAAAATAGTCGAAACCTGCGGCAAACCAGTATTTTTAGCGGGCGGGTTAAACCCCGAAAACGTCCGCGAAGCGATCGAAGTCGTTCAGCCCTTCGGTTTGGACATTTGTTCGGGTGTGCGAACCGACGGGAACCTCGACATGTTTAAATTGGAACGATTTTTTGCTGCGGCAAGCCGGTGAGTAGCGATTAGGAAGAAATTTATCCACAGATGAAATCGGATGAACACGGATAAGACTTGGAAAAGTCCTTAAAATATCTGTGTTCATCTGTGTCCATCTGTGGTTAATTTTCTTCGTAACTAAATTACTGCAAAACTATTCCTTATGTTTGCCATAAATTCCTCGTATCTATTTTTGTAAGTTCTACGCGGCTCAGAATATACTGAATTTCGTTATGACAATGAAATTAGATTGGCTGCACGGGACGGCGACGGCGCTTGTGACTCCGTTTCGGAAGGACGGATCGGTTGATGATGTTTGTTTTCACAAACTCGTCGAGCGGCAGATAAAAGGTGGTGTGAAATTGCTCGTGCCGTGCGGGACGACGGGTGAAAATGTGACGATGGCTTCGGAAGAGCAGTCGCATGTGATCCGTTTGACGGTTGAGGTTGCGAAAAAACACGGTGCGAAAGTAATTGCGGGCACCGGAACAAATAATACGGCGGCCGCGATAGAAAACACGCGTGCCGCAAGAGAAGCCGGAGCCGACGCGGCCCTGATCGTCGCACCTTATTACAACAAACCGACGCAGGAAGGCCTTTTTGCCCATTATGCAGAGATCGCGAAGTCGGTGAAAGGCTTTCCGATCGTGCTTTATAATGTTCCGTCGCGTACGGTTTCGAATATTTCTGCCGAGACGACTTTGCGGCTCGCTGCGGCTTTCGAAAACATCGTTGCGACCAAGGAAGCGTCCGGAAATTATTCGCAGATCATGGAAATCCTCGCAAAACGCCCGCGTGGGTTCAAAGTATTCTCGGGCGACGACGCTTCGGCGGTGCCGCTGATATCTTTAGGCTGCGATGGTTTGGTTTCCGTCTGCGCAAACGAAATTCCCAAAGAAACCGTCAAGATGGTAGACCACGCTCTAAACGGATCGTTCCATTTTGCCCGCAAAATTCATTACAAGATTCGGCCGCTAATGGAAGCGAACTTCATCGAGGCTTCGCCAGCCCCGTGCAAGTTTGTGATGAAGGAAATGGGGTTGTGTGAGGAGAATTTGAGGCTGCCGCTGGTTCCCGTAAGCCCCGGAACCAAAGAAACGCTGCGATACATAATGGACGAGCTGAAGTTAGGAAAATTAACCACAGATAAACACGGATAGACACAGATAAGAAGTTAGAAAAAGATCCGTGTTCATCTGTGTCCATCCGTGGTCAATATTTCTTTTTGGTTGCCGATCGAGGATATCAATCACCGATAGACGAAATTTATGCAATTTGAGGATCTAAAAAACCCGGGCGGGACTTCGGGAGGCTTGGCAGAGTTTGTAATTGGCTTCATCATGACTATCGCGGGCGGATATATGCTCATCAGCCGCGTGATCGTGACCAGCGGGTTTTGGAATTGGGGCGGCTACAACACTTTTGGACTGTCGCTCGTGCCGCTGATCTTTGGGATCGCTTTTGTTTTCTTTAACGGCAAGTCGATTATTGGCTGGATCCTGATCGCGATAAGCATAATCGTCATCGCATCGGGCATTTTGATGAATCTACAGATATATTTCCAACCCACGAGCCTTTTTAACACGATAATTATGTTGGTTTTGTTTGCTGGCGGGATCGGTTTGATCGCACGGGCGGTAATGAAGCATTCGGACTAGATGTTGTTTCGGGAAAAAATCGTGCGGTACCGACGAGGAAATTCCCCGATGTTGGGCGGCGCACTCATTGTACTTCTCTTCGCCGTAATATCTTGCGATTCGCCGCCGTGGTCCCGATTCGTAGTCGCAAACTCGACCTCTTCGGACGTTGTAGTTCGTTTCTACACCAAGTATCCAACTATGGCCTCGCCATATCTTTATTCAACTGAAGAATGGGCGAAGAAGGAACATTTTACGTCGGGCACTCCATCAGACCGATTTCGGATTAACGAAGAGGAAGGTTGGATCGAGGCTGTTGTAGTTCCTGGAGCTGCCGTTGAAATTGACCGCGCAAGCTATCCTGAAGTTGAACAAAAAGTCGAAAGTAGCTTTCTTGTAAATAGGCTAGACCTCCAAGGAACGGCTGGCTCGCGATCTTGGAAAGGCCAACGTGAGGTTTTCAATCAGTTTCAGAAAGAATGGATTGGGCCTTATCGGTACGTTACAGGGACGTCGCCACTATTCGTTCACTATTATAAATAAATGAAATCTTTGAAGCAGCATATTGAAGAACTTTTCAGCAAGTCGGAATTTTCCTCCGACGATCGTGAAATTTACGAAACATTCAAAACCGCCCTCCGTCGCGGAGAAATTCGTTCGGCTGAGAAAGATTCTAATGGGAATTGGAACGCAAACGCCTGGGTAAAGCAGGGAATCCTGCTCGGTTTTCGGATGGGAAAGATGGTCGAGATGTCGAAACCGACGGAAACGCTTCAGTTTTTTGACAAAGACACATTTCCGCTGCGACCGATGACTTTGGAAGACGGTGTGAGGATCGTGATGGGCGGTTCGGCTATTCGCGATGGTTCGTACGTTGCTCCGAGCGTCGTTGTGGTTCCGCCCGCTTATATTAATGTCGGTGCGTATGTTGACGAGGGAACGATGGTCGATTCGCACGCTCTCGTCGGCTCGTGCGCACAGATAGGAAAGCGAGTTCACCTTTCCGCGGCGGCGCAGATCGGCGGAGTGCTTGAACCGGTCAATGCGACGCCAGTAATTATTGAGGACGATGTGCTGGTTGGCGGAAACACCGGTGTTTATGAGGGAACGATCGTACGGGAACGCGTGGTGCTTGCCAGCGGAGTTATTCTGACGCGTTCTACGCCCGTTTTCGATCTGCCAAATAATCGCATCATAAAATCAGAAGGCGGAAGTTCGTTGGAAATTCCCGCAGGAGCTGTGGTCGTTCAGGGATCGCGTGCGGTGACGAGCGGATTTGGCAAAGAGAACGGCCTGTCGATCTATTGCCCGATCATCGTCAAATATCGCGACGAAAAAACTGACGCCTCGACCAAACTCGAAGACTATTTGCGCTAAAGCATACAGTCTCGTGTGCTAACTTATAAACATGCCGCCGATCGAAGTAATAATAAATGCTGCCGGCGGCAGTTTTGTCGAGGGTGAGACCGAGCAAAAGCTGAAAGATGCCTTTGCCGTGAATGGCCTTGATGCCAAGATCAATCTCGCAAGAACCGGAGAACAGATCGGCGAATTTGCCGAAGCCGCTGCGAAAAGTGATGCGGAGATAATTGTGGCCGGCGGCGGTGATGGGACGATCAGCTCGGTCGCCGCGATCGTGTCGAAAGCCAACAAAACCTTTGGCGTTCTGCCATTGGGAACTCTCAATAATTTTTCAAAAGATCTACAGATCCCGCAGGACATTACCGAGGCCGTTCGTATGATCGCGGACGGAAACGTCGCCGAGATCGACCTTGCCGAGCTAAACGGACGCATTTTCATTAACAATTCAAGTATTGGGCTCTATCCGCACATCGTAAAAGATCGTGAGAAACAGCAGGAGCGACTAGGTTACGGTAAATGGCGTGCGGCGTTCTGGGCGGCGTTGAAGATCTTTCGTCTGTCGCCATTTCTCAAGGTCGGGATCGTTGTAGACGGGAAATTTTTCCTACGCAAAACGCCTTTCGTCTTCATCGGCAACAATCAATACGAAATGGACCTCTACAACATCGGCCGTCGCCCGGCTCTCGATCAAGGGAAATTGAGCATTTATTTCCTCCATCGCGGCGGTCGTTTTGGTGTAATCCGGCTTTTGTTTCGAACGGTTACTGGCCGCGTAAAGCAGTGGAAGGATTTCGAAGAGGTTTTAGCTGAGGACGTGTCTATTCAGACGAGGCGAAAGCGAATTCATGTCGCATTCGACGGCGAGGTCTCGGTCGCCAAAACACCGCTGAGATATACCATTCTGCCGAAAGCCGTGCGAGTTTTTGTTCCCAAGCCTGCAACGGAGGAAAGCGAAGATGCGTAAGATCGTTCACCTTTCCGACGTGCATTTTGGAACGGCAGATCCGGCTGTAACGGAACTTGTTGTTTCGAAGATCAATGAAATATCGCCAGATGTCGTCGTAGTTTCAGGCGATCTGACGCAGCGGGCGAAAAGCATAGAATTCAAACAGGCGAGAGCCTTCCTCGATCGTTTGCCAAAGCCGCAGATCGTTGTGCCCGGCAATCACGACGTACCGCTTTATAATGTTTTTGACAGGTTTTTGCGAAAGCTTGATAAGTTCGAGAAATATATTACGGATGATCTGACGCCGACTTTTATTGACGAAGAGATCGCCATCGTCGGCGTGAATACTGCGCGGTCGCTGACCATCAAAGGCGGACGGATCAGTGAGGAGCAGACTCACTACATACAGTCTCAGTTGAGGAATCTTAGCGACGATATGCTCAAAGTCGTTGTGACGCATCATCCATTTGATCTGCCCGACGGACACGATGAAGACGATGTCGTCGGCCACGCGGAACGTGCGATACATATGATCGCGGATTGCGGCGGAGACGTGTTTTTGGCAGGCCATCTGCATGTGAGTAACATCGAAACGACGGCGAATCGGTACAAGCTTCCCAATGGGCGCGTCGCACTGATAATCCAAGCGGGAACTGCGACTTCGGCTCGGGTTCGCGGTGAGCCGCACTCGTTCAATTTGATCCAGTTTGATAATCCCTGGCTGCGGATCGAACGCCTGGAATGCCGCTCGGTCGCCGACGGATTTCGCCCTGCGGAACATAAGATATACAAACAGACCGAAAATGGCTGGGCACGCATCAACCGCGAAACGATGAATTTATGGATGACCATCACAACAACAGTTGGCTGACCGAGCGGGCACACCAAGCGATGCTCGACAATGGATTTGAACCGGAATTTTCGGACGCGGTTTACTCGCAGCTGCGGCAGATCGCGGATCGCGGTGAGCCTTCGCACGGCGCCGATATTCAGGACCTGCGGCATTTGTTGTGGTCGTCGATCGATAATCGGACTTCGCGCGATCTCGATCAGGTTGAGTGGGCTGAGCGGTTGGAGAATGACGACATTCGAGTTCTCGTTGGCATCGCGGACGTCGATGCCATCGTTGCGAAAGGCACGCCGATCGACGTTCACGCGGCTCAGAATACCGTGACGGTGTACACCGAAAGCAAGATCTTCCCGATGTTGCCCGAGGAACTTTCAACCGACAAAACCTCGCTCAATCAGGACGAAGACAGGTTCGCGGTCGTTGCGGACATGACCGTCAGAGCCAACGGTGACGTTCCCGAGAGCACCTTTTTTCGAGCATTCATCCGCAATCACGCAAAATTCTCATACGAAGAGATCGGCGAATGGCTTGACGGTGATGGCCCGATGCCCGAAGAACTTCAGCGTTTGCCCGAGTTAAAGGCTCAGATCGAGCTACAGCGAGAAGCCGCGAAACGGCTCGCCGCGTACCGTGAGAAAAAGGGAGCACTCGAATTTGAATCTATCGAGTCTTCGGCGGTTGTTGAAGACGGTGAGATCAAAGGGTTGGTTTCAGTTCGCTCGAACTCAGCGAAAAAGCTGATCGAAAATTTCATGGTAGCGGCTAATGTCGAGATGGCGGAATTTCTTGAGGCAAAAGGCTTCGCATCGCTGCGACGTGTTGTGAAAGAGCCGCAGCGTTGGGATGGCATTCGGCGAATTGCGAGTGAATATGGCGAGAATTTGCCGGAGCTGCCCGATCAACCGTCTCTGGCCGCATTTCTCAACAAGAGGCGAGCTGCTGATTCTGAGCATTTCCCCGATCTATCGCTCTCGATCGTAAAACTCATCGGCGGCGGAGAATATGTCGTCGAACGTCAAGGCGAAGATTCCGGCGGGCATTTTGGCCTCGCGGTCCGTGATTATGCCCATTCGACCGCCCCGAATCGGCGATTTACCGATATCGTGGTTCAGCGGCTCGTCAAGGCGGTGATCTCAAACCAACCGCAGCCATATTCGAATGAGGAACTTGACGCCATAGCCGAACACTGTAACGAGCAGGAAAAATCGGCTCGAAAGGTCGAGCGAAAGATGCGAAAGGTCGTCGCCGCGACGGTAATGCAGCGACACATTGGTGAGAATTTCGAAGCGATCGTCACCGGCGTCACCGCCAGTGGTACATTCGCCCGCATCCTTCGTCCGCCGGTCGATGGCCGCATCGAGCAAGGCGAACACGGGCTTCAGGTCGGTGAGAAGGTGAAAGTTCGGCTGGTTTCGGCTGACCCACGAACGGGCTTTATCGATTTTGCCGCTATCGGTTAAAAGCCGCGAGATAGTTTTCTGCTGTGTTCATATGTCGCTCGCGTTTTTCGATGTCCATTTTCGCCAGTAGCATTGGCATTATTGAGAGGCGATGGTTTGAGCGGAAGAAATCCTCATGCTTGGCGATGAACCGCCAGTACAATCCGTCCCAGATTTCGCACCACGGCCCCGGTTTATAGTCGGACATTTTGCGAATATAGTTTGAGCCGGAAATGTAGGGCTTGGTAACGACCGAGCCTCCGTCCGATTGCAGGCTCATGCCATAAACGTTCGGCACCATCACCCAATCGTAGGCGTCGATATACATTTCCATGAACCACCGATACGCGTCGTTTGGATTGATCTCGGTCAGCACCATAAAGTTTCCCATTATCATCAACCGCTCAATGTGGTGGCTGTACGCGTTTCGCAGGGTTTTGCGGATAACGTCATCGACTGGTTCGAAACCGGTCTTACCTTTCCAAAAACTCTCGGGTAACCTCCGATGATGCTTCCAGTAATTTGAGGTACGCTGCTTGCGGCCAAGCGAAACGTAGATGCCACGCATAAATTCGCGCCAGCCGACGATCTGCCTGATAAATCCTTCAAGTGAATTCGGTGGAATGTCGTTTCTGGCAGTAAAAGCCAATGTTTTGTCGATCACCTCCTGGGGCGTAAGCAGACCGGTATTCAACATCGGCGTCAGCACGCTGTGAAAGACGAAATTGGCATTCGGCGACATCGCGTCTTCGTAATCGCCGAACTGTTTCAGCCGCTCGCTAAGGAACTGGTCGAGCCACGCGTCGGCGTCGTCGAACGTGACGGGATAGTTAAAATCGGCAGCAGAACCGTAATTATCCGGGAAATTTGAAGAAACGTAGGTGATCGCTTCATTAACAAACGTATTCGTGTTTGGCCTTGCGATAGCTGGCAAACGCAAACCCTTTGGCAATTTCTTGCGGTTTTCCGTGTCGAATGAGAATTTTCCGCCGACA
Protein-coding sequences here:
- the lysC gene encoding lysine-sensitive aspartokinase 3 — translated: MSDQSPIVMKFGGTSVGDVAAFERVFQIVSTQYDRHPVVVVSAMTKVTDALLAAFELAKKGDVDTAVASLQPHFERHVEVTRQFSIPDTSAFHGELEYAREELADLLKRVSRRSLPLSMLKDAVVSYGEQLSSRLVAEVLKTKGINARQVDSRRLIVTDDEYGAAQPIWEDTEKLVKLEIEPMIAGGEVPIMGGFIAASRGGETTTLGRGGSDYSAALVAAALHANELQIWTDVTGVMTCDPRICSSAVTIPVLSYEEAAELAYFGAKVLHPKTIKPAVDTNIPVRVCNTFEPNEIGTMVLADSDETPNKIKSIASKKNITILRITSARMLGSYGFMSALFQVFERYRTVIDVVSTSEVSVALTLDNTDSLEQIVTELSRFGDVEVEGGYAVVCVVGEGLRASTGLASRVFSTIKDVNIALVSHGASSVNLTFVIKEEFAAEVIKSLHEELF
- a CDS encoding 4-hydroxy-tetrahydrodipicolinate reductase translates to MKIALIGYGEMGRLIRRLAEEKGHEVFVVIDDRFAQASAKSLAAKLVSAEVAIDFTVAGAVKRNVSACVAAGVALVEGTTGWNQDREAIEKIVRDGNGAFLFGANFSIGVNLFYRIAAFAAELFAKFPDYETFIEEQHHSRKLDAPSGTALKLKEIVAEHIKKDLTIAATRAGNIPGTHRVGFDGPSDQILLEHTARSREGFASGAITAAEWIVGKKGFFEFTDVIDEM
- a CDS encoding thioredoxin family protein: MKSNRSILSLLFVAVFTLVSASALFAQEPMKHDDMKKHDGMKKDSMMKDDAMIMDDKRPVVAIIAADWCPYCKRIDPVVNEVKSSYSEKLNFVVFDVTNAETTALAKAKAEKLGMSDFFNEYKGKTSTVAVLKDHKVVFKTSNNDKKSDYEKAFDEVLN
- a CDS encoding phosphoribosylanthranilate isomerase — encoded protein: MMPRIKICCISSDAEAAQAISFGASAIGLVGKMPSGPGPIADELIKTIAASVPPPVASVLGASEQTAENIGAHHERTHTNTIQIVDELLGREYGAIRSALPHVKLVQVIHVVGESSVDEAAELVDAILLDSGNPTLAVKELGGTGRRHDWKLSRKIVETCGKPVFLAGGLNPENVREAIEVVQPFGLDICSGVRTDGNLDMFKLERFFAAASR
- a CDS encoding 4-hydroxy-tetrahydrodipicolinate synthase, with protein sequence MKLDWLHGTATALVTPFRKDGSVDDVCFHKLVERQIKGGVKLLVPCGTTGENVTMASEEQSHVIRLTVEVAKKHGAKVIAGTGTNNTAAAIENTRAAREAGADAALIVAPYYNKPTQEGLFAHYAEIAKSVKGFPIVLYNVPSRTVSNISAETTLRLAAAFENIVATKEASGNYSQIMEILAKRPRGFKVFSGDDASAVPLISLGCDGLVSVCANEIPKETVKMVDHALNGSFHFARKIHYKIRPLMEANFIEASPAPCKFVMKEMGLCEENLRLPLVPVSPGTKETLRYIMDELKLGKLTTDKHG
- a CDS encoding 2,3,4,5-tetrahydropyridine-2,6-dicarboxylate N-succinyltransferase, producing MKSLKQHIEELFSKSEFSSDDREIYETFKTALRRGEIRSAEKDSNGNWNANAWVKQGILLGFRMGKMVEMSKPTETLQFFDKDTFPLRPMTLEDGVRIVMGGSAIRDGSYVAPSVVVVPPAYINVGAYVDEGTMVDSHALVGSCAQIGKRVHLSAAAQIGGVLEPVNATPVIIEDDVLVGGNTGVYEGTIVRERVVLASGVILTRSTPVFDLPNNRIIKSEGGSSLEIPAGAVVVQGSRAVTSGFGKENGLSIYCPIIVKYRDEKTDASTKLEDYLR
- a CDS encoding sphingosine kinase, whose translation is MPPIEVIINAAGGSFVEGETEQKLKDAFAVNGLDAKINLARTGEQIGEFAEAAAKSDAEIIVAGGGDGTISSVAAIVSKANKTFGVLPLGTLNNFSKDLQIPQDITEAVRMIADGNVAEIDLAELNGRIFINNSSIGLYPHIVKDREKQQERLGYGKWRAAFWAALKIFRLSPFLKVGIVVDGKFFLRKTPFVFIGNNQYEMDLYNIGRRPALDQGKLSIYFLHRGGRFGVIRLLFRTVTGRVKQWKDFEEVLAEDVSIQTRRKRIHVAFDGEVSVAKTPLRYTILPKAVRVFVPKPATEESEDA
- a CDS encoding metallophosphoesterase, whose protein sequence is MRKIVHLSDVHFGTADPAVTELVVSKINEISPDVVVVSGDLTQRAKSIEFKQARAFLDRLPKPQIVVPGNHDVPLYNVFDRFLRKLDKFEKYITDDLTPTFIDEEIAIVGVNTARSLTIKGGRISEEQTHYIQSQLRNLSDDMLKVVVTHHPFDLPDGHDEDDVVGHAERAIHMIADCGGDVFLAGHLHVSNIETTANRYKLPNGRVALIIQAGTATSARVRGEPHSFNLIQFDNPWLRIERLECRSVADGFRPAEHKIYKQTENGWARINRETMNLWMTITTTVG
- a CDS encoding RNB domain-containing ribonuclease, encoding MDDHHNNSWLTERAHQAMLDNGFEPEFSDAVYSQLRQIADRGEPSHGADIQDLRHLLWSSIDNRTSRDLDQVEWAERLENDDIRVLVGIADVDAIVAKGTPIDVHAAQNTVTVYTESKIFPMLPEELSTDKTSLNQDEDRFAVVADMTVRANGDVPESTFFRAFIRNHAKFSYEEIGEWLDGDGPMPEELQRLPELKAQIELQREAAKRLAAYREKKGALEFESIESSAVVEDGEIKGLVSVRSNSAKKLIENFMVAANVEMAEFLEAKGFASLRRVVKEPQRWDGIRRIASEYGENLPELPDQPSLAAFLNKRRAADSEHFPDLSLSIVKLIGGGEYVVERQGEDSGGHFGLAVRDYAHSTAPNRRFTDIVVQRLVKAVISNQPQPYSNEELDAIAEHCNEQEKSARKVERKMRKVVAATVMQRHIGENFEAIVTGVTASGTFARILRPPVDGRIEQGEHGLQVGEKVKVRLVSADPRTGFIDFAAIG